In the genome of Nocardia sp. NBC_00416, one region contains:
- a CDS encoding maleate cis-trans isomerase family protein produces MTAPTLTGAGSPTRKGPKFALIIPSTNTSVEREFHRLRPQDCSWHTGRIMINAVALDSADAFGRFRENLNAALPSALETVMTAQPDYVVMGMSAETFWGGVAGNAEFETRVRALTGLEVTTGATAAGRALQAFGAKKIGVVTPYQPVGDEQVVAYFTELGFEVAAIHGLKSASATSIADETPGAIRAAFLAVDGPDVDALIQCGTNLEAVAVAAELERELGKPVIAINVATVWHALRANGIDDRIVGHGSLLKRF; encoded by the coding sequence ATGACCGCACCGACCCTTACCGGCGCGGGCTCGCCCACCCGCAAAGGGCCCAAGTTCGCACTGATCATTCCCTCCACCAACACCTCGGTCGAGCGCGAATTCCACCGGCTACGCCCACAGGACTGCTCCTGGCACACCGGCCGGATCATGATCAACGCCGTAGCCCTGGACTCGGCCGACGCCTTCGGCAGGTTCCGGGAGAATCTCAACGCGGCACTGCCGTCGGCACTCGAGACGGTCATGACCGCGCAACCCGACTACGTCGTGATGGGGATGTCGGCCGAGACCTTCTGGGGTGGAGTGGCCGGCAACGCCGAGTTCGAAACGCGGGTGCGCGCGCTCACCGGGCTCGAGGTCACCACCGGAGCAACCGCGGCCGGCCGCGCGCTACAGGCGTTCGGCGCGAAGAAGATCGGTGTGGTCACCCCGTACCAGCCGGTCGGCGACGAGCAGGTGGTGGCCTACTTCACCGAACTCGGTTTCGAGGTCGCGGCCATCCACGGCTTGAAGTCGGCGTCCGCGACATCCATCGCCGACGAGACCCCCGGCGCCATCCGGGCGGCTTTCCTCGCTGTGGACGGCCCCGACGTGGACGCACTCATCCAATGCGGCACCAACCTCGAGGCCGTCGCGGTCGCCGCCGAGCTGGAGCGCGAGTTGGGCAAACCGGTGATCGCCATCAATGTCGCGACGGTATGGCACGCGCTGCGGGCCAACGGGATCGACGACAGGATCGTCGGTCACGGTTCGCTGCTCAAGCGATTCTGA
- a CDS encoding FAD-dependent monooxygenase: MTDPDTAGMNTVVVAGMGPVGMVAALTLAQLGHQVLVLEAGSGLSTEARASTFHPSTLELLEELGVVDALHEVGLKAPVYQYRERSGAVLSEMDMGLLAAETKYPYRLQSEQDNLTRIIRDVLVTMPNVTLRYSAPVVRVEQGDAHVRIFLPDTDRDHPIRARWLVAADGASSTIRKSLGISFEGRTYDERFLVASTTHEFRDDFPDLAYVSYISDPEEWGVLLRTPKHWRALFPIRDDESDEQALDSASLQARLQRVAAQPGAYEIAHANVYSVNMRVAATFTVGHILLAGDSAHVNNPLGGMGMNSGIHDAWAAARCIDAALTGTDDTHVGRLYSELRRDAALNHVQARAQSNYDGMRQSDSAARVARAESLSALDRDLFDKREHQRRAAMFTSLRITRGRLARELRAVPDAARPAGRRLSEMLCYGTVAAPGVYDGVTVRAAQAAGFSAAYVSGAAVSATALGRPDLGYLGLAEMAEQVRRMTAVSDLPLIVDADTGYGGILQVEEAMARFEAAGAAAVQFEDQVAPKRCGHLAGKRLVPVEEMIAKVQAAVSGRTSALVIARTDALAVEGEAAALDRARAYAAAGADLLFVEGVYSEGALRRVRNAVPGVPLLVNLSEAGDHSELPPTEVLAECGVALMIYPVAPLLAAAEAVADTYRRIRATGASGRSGAQWQALTELLGHGDRLAAAECAAAAADALSGDAAGRIPSGIDDQRSLV; the protein is encoded by the coding sequence ATGACAGACCCCGATACCGCCGGGATGAACACCGTGGTCGTGGCCGGTATGGGCCCGGTGGGAATGGTTGCCGCGCTCACGCTCGCACAGCTGGGCCACCAGGTCCTGGTACTCGAAGCCGGTAGTGGACTGTCCACCGAGGCGCGCGCCTCGACCTTCCACCCGTCCACCCTCGAACTGCTCGAGGAACTCGGGGTGGTCGACGCGCTGCACGAGGTCGGCCTGAAGGCACCGGTGTACCAGTACCGCGAACGCAGCGGCGCCGTGCTCTCCGAGATGGATATGGGGCTGCTCGCGGCGGAGACGAAGTACCCCTACCGATTGCAGAGTGAACAGGACAACCTCACCCGGATCATCCGCGACGTGCTGGTGACGATGCCCAACGTCACGCTGCGGTACTCCGCGCCGGTCGTCCGGGTCGAACAGGGCGATGCCCACGTGCGGATCTTTCTGCCCGATACCGATCGTGACCATCCGATCCGGGCCCGGTGGCTGGTCGCCGCCGACGGTGCGAGCTCCACGATCCGGAAGTCCCTGGGGATCTCGTTCGAGGGACGCACCTACGACGAGCGGTTCCTCGTCGCATCGACCACCCACGAATTCCGCGACGATTTCCCCGACCTCGCCTACGTGTCCTATATATCGGACCCCGAGGAATGGGGTGTGCTGTTACGGACACCGAAACACTGGCGGGCACTGTTCCCGATCCGCGACGACGAATCCGACGAGCAGGCGCTGGACTCCGCGTCGCTACAGGCACGTCTGCAGCGGGTCGCCGCACAGCCCGGCGCCTACGAGATCGCCCACGCGAACGTCTACTCGGTGAACATGCGTGTCGCCGCGACTTTCACAGTGGGTCATATCCTGCTCGCGGGTGACAGCGCCCACGTCAACAACCCCCTCGGCGGCATGGGGATGAACAGCGGTATCCACGACGCGTGGGCCGCCGCCCGGTGCATCGACGCCGCCCTCACCGGCACCGACGACACCCATGTGGGCCGGCTGTACAGCGAACTGCGCCGGGACGCCGCGCTCAACCATGTGCAGGCGCGCGCGCAGAGCAACTACGACGGTATGCGGCAATCGGATTCGGCGGCCCGCGTGGCACGGGCCGAATCGTTGTCGGCCCTGGACCGCGACCTGTTCGACAAACGGGAACATCAGCGGCGGGCCGCGATGTTCACCTCGCTGCGTATCACTCGCGGGCGACTCGCGCGGGAACTGCGTGCGGTTCCCGATGCGGCCCGCCCCGCCGGGCGGCGGCTGTCGGAAATGCTGTGCTACGGAACGGTCGCCGCGCCCGGCGTGTACGACGGTGTGACGGTTCGCGCGGCCCAGGCAGCAGGTTTCAGCGCGGCTTATGTCTCGGGCGCCGCCGTATCGGCTACCGCGCTGGGCCGGCCCGACCTCGGCTATCTGGGTCTCGCGGAGATGGCCGAGCAGGTGCGTCGGATGACCGCAGTCAGTGACCTACCGCTGATCGTGGACGCCGACACCGGCTACGGCGGAATCCTGCAGGTCGAGGAGGCGATGGCCCGATTCGAAGCGGCCGGGGCCGCGGCGGTGCAGTTCGAAGATCAGGTTGCGCCCAAGCGCTGTGGGCACCTCGCCGGGAAACGGCTCGTACCGGTCGAGGAGATGATCGCCAAGGTACAGGCCGCTGTGTCGGGACGGACCTCGGCGTTGGTGATCGCGCGCACCGACGCACTCGCGGTCGAAGGCGAAGCGGCAGCGCTCGATCGTGCCCGCGCCTACGCCGCGGCGGGTGCGGATCTCCTCTTCGTCGAGGGGGTGTATTCGGAGGGGGCGCTACGGCGGGTGCGTAACGCCGTCCCCGGTGTCCCGTTGCTGGTCAATCTCTCCGAGGCCGGTGATCACTCCGAGCTTCCCCCGACCGAAGTCCTCGCCGAATGCGGTGTGGCCTTGATGATCTACCCGGTCGCGCCCCTGCTGGCCGCGGCCGAAGCGGTCGCCGATACCTATCGCAGGATCCGCGCCACCGGTGCGTCCGGCCGCAGTGGTGCGCAGTGGCAGGCCCTGACCGAACTGCTCGGCCACGGCGATCGGCTGGCGGCCGCCGAGTGCGCCGCCGCCGCCGCGGACGCGTTGTCCGGTGATGCAGCCGGCCGTATCCCTTCCGGTATCGACGATCAGAGGAGCCTCGTATGA
- a CDS encoding carbon-nitrogen hydrolase family protein — MKTLDSCEREGDVVRVAAAQFFSGPDVAANTELCSGYIHAAAAAGAQLIVLPENSNRVRDYADRAECFERCEELDGEFVTGVRAACRSAGIHAVVGVDLRTATAPEVRIASVLIGPDGEIRHIHHKTVLWDYEYTLFVPGHRALEVVDTAIGRLGLLMCADGIVPDVPRVLGTLGAQILCNSLNSRGPDEVRVHVPLRALENHVWHISANTVGGPADAYPWMGGSQIVSPRGEVLAAAGEVQEGLVWADIEPAAADDKNVPGFADVMGWRRPDLYGDLTTPHESLPVATMLGPDDPETPAEPLDVATLQVSWFHNQDWTITRALGQIAHAARQGATLGVLPELFCFRPGEVAEDPAAAAAVSRRVLDRICESAREHRLWVVVHLVERADTAFHSTAYLIDAGGEIAFTYRKTHLDAAESRWATAGDAIEVAHTEIGSIGLMIGNEVWVPEVMRLLTLRGAEIVAHPTSWDRPEAADMAATERTEENRVHLVSVNRLDSPAKVGSQIVRADPFVPGQPIALMRYPSAQWTRHGFEEQLILRLDLRESHNKMMGYHLDPVGTRQPKLYGPLLTEKA; from the coding sequence ATGAAAACACTGGACAGTTGTGAACGCGAGGGCGACGTCGTGCGCGTCGCCGCCGCGCAATTCTTCTCGGGCCCCGATGTCGCGGCCAACACCGAACTCTGTAGCGGCTACATTCACGCCGCCGCCGCGGCCGGCGCGCAATTGATCGTCCTGCCGGAGAACAGCAATCGGGTCCGGGACTATGCCGATCGCGCCGAATGCTTCGAACGCTGCGAGGAACTCGACGGCGAGTTCGTCACCGGTGTGCGGGCGGCCTGCCGCTCGGCGGGTATCCATGCCGTCGTCGGCGTGGACCTGCGCACCGCCACCGCACCGGAGGTGCGGATCGCCTCGGTCCTGATCGGACCCGACGGCGAGATCCGGCACATCCACCACAAAACCGTTCTCTGGGACTACGAATACACCCTGTTCGTTCCCGGACACCGGGCCCTCGAGGTGGTCGACACCGCGATCGGCCGGCTCGGCCTGCTGATGTGCGCCGATGGAATCGTGCCGGACGTACCGCGAGTGCTCGGCACACTCGGCGCCCAGATCCTGTGCAACTCCCTCAACTCCCGTGGCCCGGACGAGGTGCGGGTGCACGTTCCGCTCCGGGCCCTCGAGAACCATGTCTGGCATATCTCCGCCAACACCGTCGGCGGGCCCGCCGACGCCTACCCGTGGATGGGTGGCTCGCAGATCGTCTCCCCACGCGGTGAGGTGCTCGCCGCGGCCGGCGAGGTGCAGGAGGGGCTGGTCTGGGCGGATATCGAACCTGCCGCCGCCGACGACAAGAACGTTCCCGGGTTCGCCGATGTCATGGGCTGGCGCCGACCGGACCTCTACGGCGACCTGACGACCCCGCACGAAAGCCTTCCCGTCGCAACCATGCTCGGCCCGGACGACCCGGAGACTCCCGCCGAACCACTCGATGTGGCCACCCTGCAGGTGTCGTGGTTCCACAACCAGGACTGGACGATCACCCGCGCCCTCGGGCAGATCGCCCACGCGGCCCGCCAGGGCGCCACGCTAGGGGTGCTGCCGGAGCTGTTCTGCTTCCGGCCCGGCGAGGTCGCCGAGGATCCCGCGGCCGCCGCGGCCGTCTCGCGACGCGTGCTCGACAGGATCTGTGAGTCGGCGCGCGAGCACCGACTGTGGGTCGTCGTCCATCTCGTCGAACGCGCGGACACGGCTTTCCACTCGACCGCCTACCTGATCGATGCGGGCGGCGAGATCGCGTTCACCTATCGCAAGACCCACCTCGATGCTGCCGAATCCCGGTGGGCGACTGCGGGTGACGCGATCGAGGTGGCCCATACCGAGATCGGCTCCATCGGCTTGATGATCGGAAACGAGGTGTGGGTGCCGGAGGTGATGCGGCTGCTCACCCTGCGCGGTGCGGAGATCGTCGCCCACCCCACGAGCTGGGACCGTCCCGAAGCGGCGGATATGGCGGCGACCGAGCGCACCGAGGAGAACCGGGTGCATCTGGTGTCGGTCAACCGGCTCGACAGTCCCGCGAAGGTCGGCAGCCAGATCGTGCGGGCCGATCCGTTCGTCCCCGGACAACCGATCGCGTTGATGCGCTACCCGTCTGCCCAGTGGACCCGCCACGGGTTCGAGGAGCAGCTGATCCTGCGCCTGGACCTGCGCGAATCGCATAACAAGATGATGGGGTACCACCTCGACCCCGTCGGAACCCGGCAGCCGAAACTGTACGGCCCGTTGCTGACCGAGAAGGCGTGA
- a CDS encoding Dabb family protein codes for MFNHVGHLTLVPEATDAQIEGIADALLALPDRIDGLVRAEVVRDAGLSDGNASLRFHLRFVGQPAWEAYRAHPAHIAVISDHIAPVLAAKAFVQYDDDTVRTRETEVA; via the coding sequence GTGTTCAACCACGTGGGTCATCTGACACTGGTGCCCGAAGCCACCGACGCGCAGATCGAAGGAATCGCCGACGCGCTGCTCGCCCTCCCGGACCGGATCGATGGACTGGTCCGCGCCGAGGTCGTGCGCGATGCCGGACTGTCCGACGGTAACGCGTCACTACGCTTCCACCTGCGATTCGTCGGGCAACCGGCATGGGAGGCGTACCGCGCCCATCCCGCGCATATCGCCGTGATCAGCGACCACATCGCGCCGGTACTCGCCGCCAAGGCGTTCGTGCAGTACGACGACGACACGGTACGCACGCGCGAGACAGAGGTGGCATGA
- a CDS encoding serine/threonine-protein kinase, translating to MQLLGGRYELIRQVGAGGMGQVYEGFDRNLKRRIAVKVTQPNLDTDPDWTRRFLREAELMATVSHPGTPAIYDAGTTEEPVPRPFLVMEFVDGVTFDDLLARRGPLPVGAVAALGAQIAAVLAATHRHRIYHRDLKPSNLMLCDNGTVKVLDFGLAVALDSGLSRYTTTGQALGTPAYMAPEQVESQDVTPQTDLYALGLVAHEMLTGERVFVGDNAYTVWNQQVSAAAPDIRDERPEIPADMAGLIMCMLEKKAESRPAAANIVHAVLMRHAAELGGLVDDVDSPARMYAVAVSASAPGPDLSAALTPPETIQVGQRPSATGFPTDDLSRGDLHRAVERARSLADESRYHPAIRHLKTFVDAAVPVLGARDADVVDARVELAGLRFESENYAEAADLYRVLIDDLTSERGPYDDQVMVCQRRLAECVLHLGRKTEALDRLVRLRGHMEARYGDSDRRVVELAETIAAIRS from the coding sequence GTGCAGCTTCTAGGAGGCCGATACGAACTCATCCGCCAGGTCGGCGCCGGGGGAATGGGCCAGGTGTACGAGGGATTCGACCGAAACCTCAAACGCCGGATCGCAGTGAAGGTGACGCAGCCCAACCTCGACACCGACCCCGACTGGACCAGACGCTTCCTGCGCGAAGCGGAACTCATGGCGACGGTGAGTCATCCGGGTACGCCGGCGATCTACGACGCCGGCACCACCGAGGAGCCGGTACCGCGCCCGTTCCTCGTCATGGAGTTCGTCGACGGCGTCACCTTCGACGATCTGCTCGCCCGCAGAGGCCCGCTACCGGTCGGCGCCGTGGCGGCACTCGGCGCGCAGATCGCCGCGGTACTCGCGGCAACACACCGGCACCGCATTTACCATCGCGATCTCAAACCGTCCAACCTCATGCTCTGCGACAACGGCACCGTGAAAGTACTCGACTTCGGCCTCGCCGTCGCACTCGATTCAGGGCTCAGCCGCTACACGACCACGGGACAGGCCCTCGGAACACCCGCATACATGGCACCTGAACAGGTCGAATCCCAGGACGTGACTCCGCAGACCGACCTGTACGCGCTGGGACTCGTCGCGCACGAAATGCTCACCGGCGAACGTGTATTCGTCGGCGACAACGCTTACACGGTGTGGAATCAGCAAGTGTCGGCCGCCGCACCGGACATTCGGGACGAACGGCCCGAAATCCCGGCCGATATGGCGGGACTGATCATGTGCATGCTGGAGAAGAAGGCCGAAAGCCGACCGGCCGCAGCGAATATCGTCCACGCGGTACTGATGCGCCATGCGGCCGAGCTCGGCGGATTGGTCGACGATGTGGACAGTCCCGCCCGCATGTACGCCGTAGCAGTGAGCGCGTCCGCTCCCGGACCGGACCTTTCCGCTGCGCTCACACCACCCGAAACGATCCAGGTCGGACAGCGGCCCTCGGCTACGGGTTTCCCCACCGATGATCTGAGCCGCGGCGACCTGCACCGAGCGGTCGAGCGTGCCCGAAGTCTCGCCGACGAGTCGCGTTACCACCCGGCCATCCGGCACCTCAAGACCTTTGTCGACGCGGCGGTACCCGTCCTGGGCGCACGGGACGCGGACGTGGTGGACGCTCGGGTCGAGCTGGCGGGCCTGCGTTTCGAATCCGAGAACTACGCCGAGGCCGCCGACCTGTATCGCGTCCTCATCGATGACTTGACGTCCGAGCGCGGCCCCTACGACGACCAGGTCATGGTCTGCCAGCGGCGGCTCGCCGAATGCGTCCTCCACCTCGGCAGGAAAACGGAGGCACTCGACCGCCTGGTGCGGTTGCGCGGTCACATGGAGGCGCGATATGGAGATTCGGATCGTCGGGTGGTCGAGCTGGCGGAAACCATAGCGGCTATCCGGTCGTGA
- a CDS encoding ABC transporter ATP-binding protein yields the protein MSRLEVQHLHKVYGRGDRSVKAVDDVSFSVTAGSTLGLIGESGSGKSTLGRICLGAEAADNGRIVMDGTDFATLDKAGLARWRRRSSIVLQEPELALNPRRTIGQSVSEPLDVHFRDMSKADRRARGEQAFELAHLSPALWDRYPSELSGGQQQRVGIARAMVTEPDFVVLDEPTASLDLSVRSRILDTLCEVQEAMNVSYLLITHDMSTVSALASDVAVLYRGRVVEAGPWREVRRDPRNQYTRRLLSAVLTVDRSV from the coding sequence ATGAGCAGGCTCGAAGTTCAGCATCTGCACAAGGTCTACGGCCGGGGCGATCGGAGCGTCAAGGCCGTCGACGATGTCTCGTTCTCCGTCACCGCCGGCTCCACCCTCGGGCTGATCGGCGAGAGCGGTTCGGGGAAGTCGACCCTGGGCCGCATATGCCTGGGCGCCGAGGCCGCCGACAACGGCCGGATCGTGATGGACGGTACCGACTTCGCCACGCTGGACAAGGCCGGTCTCGCCCGGTGGCGCCGGCGTAGTTCGATCGTGCTGCAGGAGCCGGAGCTCGCGCTCAACCCGCGCAGGACGATCGGGCAATCGGTGTCCGAGCCACTGGATGTGCATTTCAGGGATATGTCGAAGGCCGACCGCCGCGCACGGGGTGAGCAGGCGTTCGAACTCGCGCATCTGAGCCCGGCCCTGTGGGACCGGTACCCGTCCGAACTCAGCGGTGGCCAGCAGCAGCGGGTCGGCATCGCACGCGCCATGGTGACCGAGCCCGACTTCGTAGTGCTCGACGAGCCCACCGCCTCGCTGGACCTGTCGGTGCGCTCGCGGATCCTCGACACCCTGTGCGAGGTCCAGGAGGCGATGAACGTGTCCTACCTGTTGATCACCCACGATATGTCGACTGTCTCGGCGCTGGCCTCCGACGTCGCGGTGCTCTACCGCGGACGCGTGGTCGAGGCCGGTCCGTGGCGTGAGGTCCGGCGGGACCCGCGTAACCAGTACACCCGCCGGCTGCTGTCGGCGGTGCTGACCGTCGATCGAAGTGTCTGA
- a CDS encoding isochorismatase family protein, whose amino-acid sequence MTDAPLTTTLAADDAFGGHLEPGARPALVVVDPARAYTDPASPLYAGVEEAVAAMLEFREQAAATGIPIYLTRVRYDHADDALGGLFFRKVPSLMCFVAGNPLAEFVDGFAPRRGETVVTKHYPSAFAGTSLAASLTARGIDTVLIAGLSTSGCVRATALDALQNGFVPIVVRDCVGDRHRDAHASNLRDIAAKVGEVYSLAQASDYLNSLSGDAGPADSA is encoded by the coding sequence ATGACCGACGCCCCGCTCACCACGACGCTCGCCGCGGACGACGCGTTCGGGGGGCATCTCGAACCCGGTGCGCGACCGGCTCTCGTCGTCGTCGACCCGGCCCGCGCGTACACCGATCCGGCCTCACCGTTGTATGCGGGCGTCGAGGAGGCCGTGGCGGCCATGCTGGAGTTCCGCGAGCAGGCCGCCGCGACGGGAATTCCCATCTACCTCACCCGGGTCCGCTACGACCACGCCGATGACGCGCTCGGCGGACTGTTCTTCCGCAAGGTCCCGAGTCTGATGTGCTTCGTCGCGGGCAATCCCCTCGCGGAGTTCGTCGACGGTTTCGCACCACGCCGCGGAGAAACCGTCGTGACCAAGCACTACCCGAGCGCCTTCGCGGGCACATCCCTCGCGGCGTCGCTGACCGCGCGGGGAATCGACACCGTCCTGATCGCGGGCCTGTCGACCAGCGGGTGCGTCCGGGCGACCGCCCTGGATGCGCTGCAGAACGGCTTCGTCCCGATCGTGGTGCGCGACTGCGTCGGAGACCGCCATCGCGACGCCCACGCATCGAACCTGCGCGATATCGCCGCGAAGGTCGGCGAAGTCTATTCGCTGGCCCAAGCGTCCGATTATCTGAATTCTTTGTCAGGAGACGCCGGTCCAGCAGACTCGGCGTAG